Genomic window (Phycisphaeraceae bacterium):
GCGACACCATTGATCGCACCACGATCTGCCTGTCAGACATCGCACGCGCGTGCACGCTCATGGGTGTGCCTCCCCGCTCGCGTGCAGGCTCGTATACGACTCGATACGATCGAAGCACGACAACAAGGCAGGATCGTGGCTCACGCACAACAGCGCCGCATTATGATCCTCGCACGCTCGCTGGAGCAGCTCGATCGCATTGCGCGCGTTGTCAGGATCAAGACTCGCGGTCGGCTCGTCCGCCAGCACAAGCGCGGGCTCGCACGCGAGCGCACGAGCAACCGCAACGCGTTGCTGCTGACCAAGACTCATGCTGTCGACCGGCGCGTTCACGCGCTCCAGCCCGAGCGAGCCGAGCAAATCGGCAGCACGCTCGCCGTGCTCGCGCTTTGGCTTTGCCGAGAACATCATCGCCAGCAGCACATTCTCGATCGCTGTAAACCCCGGAAGCAGATTCAATGTCTGGAACACCATCCCGATCGTTCTGCCACGGAACGCGTCACGAGCACCGCTGCCCAGTCCGTGCACATCCTGACCAGCGACCTCGATCCGTCCCTCACTCGGCTCCATCAATCCGGCGATCAGTTGGAGGAGCGTGCTCTTTCCGCATCCGCTCGGTCCTGTCAACAGCACCTGCTCGCGCGAATGCAGCACAAGCTCGTTGATATCGAGCACCCAAGGCCCGATCGCGCCATATCTGAACCGCACACTGTCGACGCGCAGCACACATCTGGCCGCGTCGGCAGGAGTGGTTTGCGTTGTGTGCTGCGTCTCTGCGTCCATATCGAGGAAAGAGTGTAGAAGCAAACCGCATGGATTGCACACATGCGTGCAGTCTTTGCAAAGAACGGGTGATATGCTCTGTGTCTGCGGGCCTGTGGCGGAATCGGCAGACGCGACGGACTTAAAATCTGCTGGGGCTTACGCCCCTTGAGGGTTCGACTCCCTCCGGGCCCACTACGAGAATCGCGGTTTCTCGCTGTACCGGTAGGGTTTTCGTCGTCTTCGTGCTCACCTTCGCTGAGTCTCTCGGAGTCTCCCGAAATCTCTCCCTGAGTGCCGTTTCGCGCCAAGCAATCCGCCGAGTCGCTGAGGTCGGGAAGAGCGGTGAGTGCGTCGAGTTCTGCGGCTCGTTCGGGATGCGTGTAGCGGTCCATCGTGAGCGAGATGGTTGAGTGCCGGGCGAGCATCTGGGCCGTCTTCGGATGAACACCTCCGGACGCGAGATTGGTGATGAAGGTGTGGCGAAGCGCGTGGAAATCAACGACGCGGCCGCGGGTGTCGCGGTCCTTGAGGAAGTCGGTCTTCTCGCGTGCCTCGTGCTCGGCGGGTGAGGGGGCATCGCCCAGCCAAACCTCGCGAGCATTGGCCAGGTCAACCCGGAGCATCTCCGCTACGCGAGTCGCATTGGACCAAAGAAACACGTGCTCGGCTGCATCAGTATCACCCAGTGACTCTGCGAGGTGCTTTGCAGTCTCAGCTCGAAGGGGCAGGAGATCGGTCCGTCGCCTCTTGCTGTAGCTTGCCTCAACGGTGACAGTCGGCGGCTTCGAGTCGAGGTCGAAGCTCCGTCGCGTTAGGCTTCGAAGCTCTCCTGCTCGAAGTCCAGTCTCGACGGCAACGAGGTAGAGAAGGGAGCGGCGCTTTCCGGTGAGACCATTCCTCTCGCCATTCATCGCAGTGGCGGCGATTAGCCAACGAAGCTCATCGGCTGAGAGTGCCCGCCTCTGGCGCTTGTCGTCGGTCTCGGCGTTCAGCTTCGTGAGATGACGGATGGGGCTTGCGGGAGCCCTGCCGTCTCGAACCATCCAGCGAGAGAATGCCTTGATCGCCTGGAGGTAGTAGTTCGAGGTCTGGATGCTGATTCCATCCTCGCCTTCTCTGAGGCCTCGAAGGAAGCTCTGCACTTTGCTTGCTGAGATGTCGCCGAAGTAGACGAAGCGACATCCTTCAAGCACACGACGAACGCGAGTGACTGTGTGCGAGATGTGCTTGGCGGAGTTGCCCTTGGCTTGAAGTGAGCGCTCGTAGTCGTCCAGGTGCGTGCGGAGTGGCTTGGTGACCGCGACTCGTTCACCCTTTACGAGTCCAATCTCAACGAGCTTGTCGCGGGTTCGCTTCGGCAAGTCGGTTAGCCAGCATTGAAGTGCCGGGTCGGTCTGCCCGCCTGTTGCAAGGTGGTAGGCAACGAGCTGCTCGATGTTCTTGCCGAGCTCTTCACTGGCGCGCTTGTTGGTAAACGCTGCAAGGCGGCGTGTCGTCTCGTTCTGGTCACGAAACTCGACGTACCACTTCGATGTCTCGCGGGTTTCGCCTTGGCGTGTTCGGTAAGTGGACTTGAAGAGGCGCACGGTTGCGCTCCTTTCTGGGACTGGGGCTACGCGCCGGTGGACATCTCTTCCCAACGATCGCGGGGTGGGGCACCTGCGGCAAGCCAGGCTTCGAGGACTGTTCGCGGCCAGCGCACTGCGCGGCCCAAGCGGATGGGCTTGGGGAGTCTTCCACTGCTTTGCATGCGAAAGACATGGGCGCGGCTGATTCCAAGCAGCTCCGCCACTTCTTCAGCGGTGAGTGCAAGTCGCGTCGCGTTGTCGTTGTCTGCTGGCATCGGGCTGTCCGTCGTTCGCATCAGTGCGAACAGTGAGAGGAAAAAAACTACGTGGCGGCACTTCCAGGCCGAACGGGGAATCCACCGACGAGTCGCATCTGGCGGATGGGAGAGTCGGCATCGGGGCGCACAAACATCGAGGCACGAAGCCTCTCCGGCAGGAACGCCTTGCCGTCTCGCAGTCGGATGTCGGAGAAGCGAAACACCGCGGCAGAAAGCGATACACCGAAGCGCTTGGTCATTGCCGGCAGGAACCGCTTCTTCCAGAGCCACTCGGATTCGGTGGTGTTCATCATGAGCTCAGTGATGCACGGTGCTCGGTCGAGCTTGAGCTCGTCTGCGATGCGAAAGAGCTCACGGACGAGAAGCGGTACGGGCATCAAGAAGGCTGCGGCAAAGCGATCAGCTTGTTTCTCGTAGCGGTCTCCGCTAGCACCTGGTGCCGAGCCGGTCTCCTGGAAGACCTTTCGGACCTTCGAGTGAAGGGTCATGTGCGCAAGCTCATGGGCACACGTGAAGCGGTAGCGGCCTTCGTGCTGCAGGACCTTCTCGTCGATGAGGATTTCGCGCTCCTTGATGTAGGACGCGCCGAGTACATTCGGGCCAAGGTGCGAAAGGTCAGAGACGCCGAACTCATAGCCGAGGGGATGCTCGATCCACAGGTCAACGGGCACGGGCAGCGGAGTCTCGCGAATGCCGAGCTCGTTCTTGCACTGCTGGAGCAGCTCCATAGCGCGCTGCTCGATGCGGCGAACAGCAACACTCGGCTGCAGGAATGGCCCGTCGCGACCAAGCATCACTGCTTACCCCCTTCGCCGCTCATCTTCTTGGCCTGCTTGATGAGGCGATCCCACTGCTCGGGCTTCAGGTCTTTGGCAGTGCGAAGGAACTCGGGGACCTTCGCCGCGGTCGTTGCGTCCTGACTGGCGATCTCACCAACCACGGTCTCCGGCTTCTTCCAGCCGGAGCGAAGCTGTGCCTCCCCGATGCCGTAGACCCTGGCGATCTTCACCAGCAGCTCCTCGGACGGAGCCCGTCGGCCCTTCTCGATGTCGGTGAGGTGGGCCGGAGCGATGCCGAGCTTGGCCGCTGTCTCCCGGAGGCCCTTGCCACTGTCCACCCGATGGGCGCGGAGCACCGCTCCGAGCTTGTCGTTCCCGAACTGGAGGTCTTTCTTGGTCAAGGAGGGTCTCTGGGAGTGTTCGCACTGATGCTAACAGCGTTCCGATGACGGTCAAGCCCGGACTGTGGAAAACGCCCGGAAGGTACCGGGGACAGGGGGACCGACCAGAATGTGCTTGTACGCCTCGCGTTAGGGTGGCAAGTCGAGGTCAGTGCCATCAATCGACCGAGTACGTCGAGGAAGACACTGCTCCTATGGGCACAACCGCCCGGCAAACCCGGTCTTACCAACCGGGCTAAGGGGACGGAGCTTACCGCCCGTCATGGTTGTGGCTCTTCGAGCCGGATGCGATGAGAGTCGCTTGTCCGGTTCAACGGAGGCTCATCAGAGTAATCCCCTCTGCAGGACGCAGAGAGAGTAATCCTGATGTTCTATTCGATGCGCGGGCGCGCACGGAACGTGGGCGACGCTGACAGACCTCGGCATTTCGCTGAGGCCGGTGTGGTTGAAGGTGGTGAGGAGAAGTGATTCTCCAAATCCCCCAACGGGGTTCGGTGGAGGCGACTCCATCGTTCAACGTGAGCTGGCGTCGGGAGCTTCTGCTTGGCGACAAGCGGAACCGGAGCTGACTGCTTCGGCGACCTGAGCGAAACCTCAGGCGGTGAATAGCTCAACGATGAGAGGCCCGAACACATAGGGCTTGCCAGTGAGTTCGAGTAGAGACGGTGCCGAACTGTGAAAGACCAAAGCCGATGGGTAAGGGGGAGCTTCTTGGTTCTGCCCCCTGAAATCACTCCGATGAGTGCAAACTGTGACTGGGCGGGAGTCCGGTACACACGGCCTTGGTCCCTCTGGGTAACACCGGATAGCGACGTGACTACTCGAATGACGACGACACCTAAAGCGGGAAGCACTGTGGTTGCCGGAGTGGTATCCGGTGCCTGGCGTGGTCAGCCAGGTGTTTCAAATGCCGCAGTGTGGGAGTGTGCTGCAAGTAGAAGTTGGCGCGGTCACGTGCCGGGCGGATGTGCGGCAAGGCAGTCGCAGTCCGTTTGCGCGTTTGGGCTGGTAACCCAAGCGAGTGGAAGCAACGACGAAAGTGGCGAGGGGCATTCAACCCCATAGGACAAGTGTTCCGGCCAAAACTGCTCGCATGGCGAGTAGCGGCTGGGCCTGGGAAGCGCTTTGACGGCTGGTGAGAGTTCCATCTGGCGATGGAGTTGTCATTAGCGGTGGATTGGCCGAGCGGTGTGCAGTGCATGACGCACTGCACCAGTTTCTCTGGTTGCGCAAGCGCAACACGTAGGAATTGGAGCACGCGATCTGTGGAATCAGGTCGCGTGCGACGTCTGTGCGCTTGCGAGACCACGGAGGTTTGTCGCCATGGTTGCGGCAACCGTGCTCGCAGCGTGCTGCGTTCGCTCGTGTAGGCGATGGTTGAGCACTTGAGAGCTCCCGCTGTGGGTGACAGCAGCTCGATGCTGCTATGCGCCCACACTTGAACGGCGGTCGAGCTCTCGGTGCTCCCTGAGCCTGAGTACTGCGGAGCAGTGCGTTTGCGGCCAATCGCGCCAGTAAGGATTTCGGCTTTCGCGGGTTGAGCCATCAATCAACCCGCACCCCAGGCGGTGAGAGAAGAACGGGAGAGAAGGAGCATGAACATCAACGTCGTCACGTCACGAGAAGCGCTTGTTCAGGTCATTGCGACGAATCTACTCACCGCCGGGTATCGGTACTACGTGATGGGCCGCATTCCGGAAGGGAAAGACCCGAGGTCAGTGGATGCGAAGCTAAAGGCGAAGTACGACCTTGGGCTTTCGCGTTG
Coding sequences:
- a CDS encoding helix-turn-helix domain-containing protein, with the translated sequence MPADNDNATRLALTAEEVAELLGISRAHVFRMQSSGRLPKPIRLGRAVRWPRTVLEAWLAAGAPPRDRWEEMSTGA
- a CDS encoding ABC transporter ATP-binding protein, which produces MDAETQHTTQTTPADAARCVLRVDSVRFRYGAIGPWVLDINELVLHSREQVLLTGPSGCGKSTLLQLIAGLMEPSEGRIEVAGQDVHGLGSGARDAFRGRTIGMVFQTLNLLPGFTAIENVLLAMMFSAKPKREHGERAADLLGSLGLERVNAPVDSMSLGQQQRVAVARALACEPALVLADEPTASLDPDNARNAIELLQRACEDHNAALLCVSHDPALLSCFDRIESYTSLHASGEAHP
- a CDS encoding ImmA/IrrE family metallo-endopeptidase, whose protein sequence is MLGRDGPFLQPSVAVRRIEQRAMELLQQCKNELGIRETPLPVPVDLWIEHPLGYEFGVSDLSHLGPNVLGASYIKEREILIDEKVLQHEGRYRFTCAHELAHMTLHSKVRKVFQETGSAPGASGDRYEKQADRFAAAFLMPVPLLVRELFRIADELKLDRAPCITELMMNTTESEWLWKKRFLPAMTKRFGVSLSAAVFRFSDIRLRDGKAFLPERLRASMFVRPDADSPIRQMRLVGGFPVRPGSAAT
- a CDS encoding helix-turn-helix transcriptional regulator, giving the protein MTKKDLQFGNDKLGAVLRAHRVDSGKGLRETAAKLGIAPAHLTDIEKGRRAPSEELLVKIARVYGIGEAQLRSGWKKPETVVGEIASQDATTAAKVPEFLRTAKDLKPEQWDRLIKQAKKMSGEGGKQ